The sequence CCTTATTCGGGGATTGCCAGGCAGGTGCTGGCGCTGGAAAAGGCGCTGCAAGCCGCTGGCGAAGTGCAGCGTTTCACCGCTGCACCTTTGGAGCATGTTCACCGTCAAATTGCACATTGCCCTGCATCGGCTAGCCCCGCTCATGGCTTGCATCGGCCGCGTGAGCGCATAAAGTTTGAGTTTGGTTTTTTGCCACAGGCTATTAAAGCCAGCCAGCTGGATGTGTATATCGCAACGGCCAACACAGGCTTGCCCGTATGGAAAACACCGCCTGACACACGCTATGTTTTGCTGCTGCACGACGTATTTCAGCTGACGATGGATAACCATCATGGCAGCCGTTTAAAAGCCCTGGTTTACCGGCAGATCGATCGTTTTGGTATTGGTCGCTCTGTGGCGCTGGCCGATGCGATCTGGACCCCTTCATGCTTTACGGCAAAAGAGGTTGCCAGACTGTTTCCTGCCGCAGCTGCAAAAATTGCAGTACTGCCTAATGCGGTGCCCAGTGTTTTACACGCTGAGCCTTTGTGTCTTCCTGGCGGGATACCGGCTCAATACTGGCTGGTGGTCGGGACGCGCGAGCCGCGTAAAAATATCCCTCGGTTTGTTGCGGCCTGGCAGGCTGCACGTCAACAGCAAAGCAATGTTCCCCCCCTTGTTTTGGTGGGTAGTCTGAGTGATCTGCCTTTGTCTCAGCAAAACCTGGATGGTTTGATGGCCGTGTCAGGGATTAGCGATGCCCAGTTAACTGCTCTTTACAAATATACGGCTTGCCTCTGGCAGCCTTCTCTTGCCGAGGGCTTTGGTCTGCCGGTGATTGAAGCGCTTGCTCAGGGCGCTCCGGTTGCCGTGGCTGAGGGCTCGGCATTAAATGAAATTACTCCGCCGGATTCGCCACGTTTTTCTCCGCATGATGGTCAGGCGATGCAAAGACTGATGTTGAATTTAGCGCAGAGCCCTCAGGGGAATGATCACTCAAGGCAGGCCTGGGCAGAGTGCTTTGCCATGCCTGCATATGCAGAACGGGTCGAGCACTTGCTTGCGGCCCTGCAAGGCGGGGCGTGATGGGCGGTTTGCTTGTTGCGCTGCTTTGTGCTCTGGTTTTTTCAGCACTGTTGATGGCCTCTTCGCCAGGCATCATGCTGCTGGCGATTGTGGCTCTGGTTTTGGCACTCAATATTGTAAGGCTGCCTTTTTTCGGGCTGATTCTATTTGGTGTGGTGGCGACGTTCATTCCTTACACCACAGTCAATATGGGGATACGGGTAACGGTTTCCGAGGCGCTTCTTGGCCTGGTATGGGTAGGCGTTTTCTGGCAAATGGTGCAAGGCCGTCTGGTTTGGCAATTTGGTAAGACAGAGCAGCGCTTGCGTTATTTAATGCTTTACAGTGCTCTGCCATTTTTGCTTGGTCAGCTGATTATGAGCGGGGCAGAGGGTAATGGCCCGGTGAATTGGATACGCTGGCTATTAAATTTATCGCCTTTATTTCTTTTTCCCATTCTGGTCGACAATGGTTTGCGCCGGGATCAGCTGATTGTTTCCCTGCTGCTTGGCTCTTTGGTGATGTTATTGCTATCGGTGGGGATGTTTTTAAAAGATCACGATGCCAACACTTTTATCGTGATTTTAGAAAAACTGAAATATGCCCATCCTGAAGCGGTTAAAGATATTTTTTCAGCTAATTTTTCACGCATGGCGTCCCCCTGGGTACATCCCAATTTAACTGGGGGTGTGCTGGTTTTATTTTTACCGCTGGCTTTTTTTTACGCGCTGACGCAGCAAGGCTGGCGCAAGTTACTGGGCTTCAGTGTGGTATTGCTGGGGGCTGCAGGGCTTCTGTTTAGTAGCTCACGCGGGGCGATTGTGAGCTTAGTTCTGGTGTTGCTGTGGTTAACCTCATACCGGGTACCCTATGCGGGGCGGGTGATTGGGGTAGCGATCGTGCTGGGTGTGGCCCTGGTGCTGTTTTATCCACCATTGCAGGCACGGCTCTCTACAACCTTTTCAAGTAGCAACGCCAGTACGGAGATCCGTATGGATGAGTACCGGCGCTTTCCTGATGCAATGGCACGTTTTCCGCTCGGGATTGGTTTTAAGGTTGATCCGCCTCCGCCAAAAACTAATTTATTGGGGATTTCCAATCTATGGTTCAACTTTATTTACAAGCTGGGCATCCCCGGCATGTTGTTGTTTATTGCGGTAACCGTGGCTTGGTGGCGTGAGTGCAGACCGCGTGCAAAATTAAGTGAGATGAGTCCGGAGCGGGGTATCTGGATAGGCTCGGGAGCCGGATTACTGACGGCTTTACTTACTGGTTTATTTGATCATTATTACAGCTTTACTATGGTCCTGATTGCGCTTTTCTGGTTGATGATGGCGATTAATCTTCAGTCTGCACGCAGCTTGCGGCAGAACCAGGATCCGTTGCTCGGTGACAATCCATACAGGAAAACAGAAGCATGAAACATCGTATTTATCATTCCACGGCACTGCGCTCCAATCTGGAGGCTTACGCACAAAAACTGGGCGTCTCTCTGGAAGTGCTGACAGAGAGCTACCACTGGATGCTGGCTAATGAAGTGGCTTTCGAAGAAGGCGACGAGGCGAATCCTCGTGTATCAATTTGCTCGGTCAATATTGAAACAAGGATAGATCCCCCCCTGGCCCGGCGTTTTTATGCTCTGCTGCGTGATGAAATTCCCACCACGCTGGTTCCCCGTTATGGCATTAACTGGCCCACATTTAAAGATCGCTGGCTGCGTGCCTGGGAGCAGTGCTATAACATTTTGATTAATAAAATTCCTAGCCATCATTTGCGTTTGGCCTGGCTGCGTCTGGGCGGGGCCAAAATTGGTAAAGGTTCGGCGGTATGGCGCACGACCGAGATTCTGGGCGTGGAAAATCTGGTGATTGGCGATGATAGCTGCATTGCATGGCATTGCCAGATTGATGCTCGTGCCGGGCTGATTATTGGGGATCATGTGGCGGTGGCTTCGCATGCCAAAATTATTGCCGGTAGCCATGACTTAACTGCCCCCGAGTTCTGGTCAGTTTCTGCCCCCATTCATATTGATGATTATGCATGGATTGCCACCGGTGCTTTGATCGGGCATGGCGCGCGGATTGGCCGTGGAGCTGTGGTGACGGCTAATACGCTGGTTAGTAAAGAAATTGCCCCGTATAAAATTGTGGGGGGGTCGGGTGCCAAAATTATGGGTGAGCGCCCACATGACCTGACTTATAAAGTGGGCGGAAAAGGCCTGTTTACGCTGTTTTACTAGAGGTTGCACTATGCCTTGCCAATACCCGCAGCTAAAAATAGCTGTTTACCCCATAAGCGGGAAGACGCTGTGCTAGGTCATACGTTGTTACTTACACTGGCCACACTGGCTGGGCTGGTTGCGGGCTTTGCCCGGGAATGGCTGCTTGTCGCTGACTGGGGTGCAGGGGCGCGGACAGATGCTTATCTGGTGGCTCTTTTTTTACCTGAAGCACTGCGTACCATGCTGGCAGGGGGATTACTGTCTGCTGCTACGTTGCCACTTTGGCAGGCCCAGCCTGCCCAGAGTCAGTCTGCCTGGCTGGCGGGCCAGATCAGGCATTTTTTATTGCTGGGACTGGGATTGGCGCTGGGCATCATGCTGTTGGCTCCTTACCTGGTGAAAATGATCGGGCTGGGTTTGTCTGCCGCAGACTCCTCGCAGGCCACTCAGGCATTGCGTTATTTAGCATGGGTGATTCCGGGGCTATTTTTGCAAGCAATGCTTACCATTCCTATGCAGGCCGCTCGCCGTTTTGTGTTGCCGGGGCTGGGATCTTTGGCCTTTAACCTGCCGCCAGTGGTTTATCTGTTTTTATCTAAAAAAGCGGCAGACCCAATCGAGTTGGCACAGTGCTTTGTTTTAGGCAGCTTCCTGATGACATTGCTGCTGCTGCCCTCTGTCTGGCGTATGGGATGGCGGCCCTGGCTGGCTGCACAGCGTGGCGAGAATATTGCCGTCTGGCGGCAGCTCTGGCCGCTGCTAAGCAGCAGCGCAGCGAGTCAGGGGCTCACATTATTAGAACGCCTGGCTGCGTCTTTATTGGGAGAAGGCTCGATTACGCTTCTTAATTTGGCGCGCAAATTGGTCAATATTCCGCTTATTGCTTTGATGAGCCTGAATCAGGTTTTGCTTGGAAAGATGAGCGGGGAAGGGGCCAATGCCAGACGACAAATGCTCGACACTGGTTTGCTGCTTTGTACATTGTTAACACTGCCCGCAGCGGTGGGGCTTATTGCTGCTGCACCAGCTCTGGTTGATTTGCTTTTGCCTGGCGGTTTGGTTGGGGGGCCACTTCCGGCTCTGCTGGCTTTGTTTGCGGTATCCATTATTTTTGGCGCGTGGAACGCACTGTTGGCACGTTATTACTATGCGGCAGCGGATACCCGTACACCTTTAATTTGCGAGTTAAGTGGCAGCGCGGTTCAAGCTTTCTGTTTACTTTGTTTGCCTTATTTCTTGGGGATATGGGGGATTGCTGCCGCAGTGATGGGGGGAGTCTTGAGTACCGGATGGATGCTGTGCCGCCGTATCGATCAGAAGCTCCTTGGTGATTTAACACGGTGGGCCATGGGAGCTTTGTTTTTATGCGCGCTGGCGGGCTTTATCTTTATTTGGACATCTCATGGTCATATTGCCCAGCTGAGCGTGGCAGTGGTGATTGCGGTATTGCTGTTTATCTTCGGGGCTTATCGCTTAAAAAAGAAATTAGGCTGAATAGGGTACAAGAACCAGCACAAAACACTATGCTGATATAGTAGATACTTAAAACAGATCAAGGATGCTTTGATTAGGTAGTCATTGTCTAAGTAGGGATTCAATATAAAGACTGGATTCCCACCTGTGCAGAAATGACTAAATTGGGGAAATCAGAGCTTCTCTGATGCTTGGATTAAAGAGAAATAATTGAATGTATCTGGTGCGAGGTTATTGTGAAATTAAGCATACTGCTGGTTTTATTGTTGTCCGGCTTTGTATCAGCGGCCGAGCCACTTATTTATGGGGATGATAGTTATTTCCCCGTTATGTACAAAGATAAGAATGGCCAATCTGCTGGTGTTTTATATAAGCTGTTACAGCATCACTCCAAATTAACGGGGTCCAAGTTAGCCCTTGAGCATACGTCCTGGAGAAGAGCTTACGAATTTGCTTTACAAGGCCACGGTGGCGTGATCGGATTATCTAAAACATCAGCAAGATTAAGTCAGTTTGATTATTCGGATGCAATATTTGATGACAATATCAATATTGTTGTTAAGAAAGGAAAAGAGTTTCCCTATGCCCGGATTGAAGATTTAAAAGGTAAATCAGTCGGCGTGCATTTAGGTGCAAGTTATGGGGAGGTTTTTGATAAGGCCGTGGCTGCTAAATTATTTAGTATCGATACCAGTTCAATACCTGCTGTAAGATTTAAAAAACTGCTTTATGGCCGGGTTGATTGTGTCTTGGTTGGAAGTGGAAAAATTGGCTTTGATAGTATTGTTGATGCAGATCCGGGCTTAAAATCAAACAAAGCACAATTTGTAATTTTAAAACAACCTGTGGTTAGAGATACGATGTATCTTGGATTTGCAAAAAGTATGAGTATGGGCAAGTATTTGCAGTCATTTAATCAATCAATTGCAGATGCCAAGTTGAAAAAAGTTATTCCTGAAACAAATAATTAAATTATAAAGATAATGGTTTAATTCGGGGAGAGGTGAAAAAAGGCAGGGATAAATCTGCCTTTTTTGATTCTAGAAAGAGAGTCTGGCCTGACACCGGGCATTCATGGTTTTTGAATCACAGAGAGCGTCGAATTTTACAGGCCGGACGTGATGGGTTTTCTCTGCGTATTTGCATTAGGGCTATGTTTTGGGTGTTTACAGGCAGCGGCCAAATAAATCCAGTGCTAATTGATAGCCCCGCATCGCTAATTGCGCATCATAGCGTAAGCCTTCATCGCGCATAAAAGCGTGCTGGCCATTCACTTCATGCCAGCTGAAATTTAGCCCGGCTTCGCTCATTTTTTGATAGACCAAAGTGCGCCCTGAGGCAGGGATATGTGGGTCTTGCTTACCCCAGAACATCATCAGCTCGCCGGAAATATCGGCTAATCTGTCCATGCTGTGCTGGCCTGGCAGATTGGGGATGGCGTTGGAATGCAGGTCGGTAGCGTAAAAGCAGGCGGTGGCTTTAACCTGAGGCTGCAAGGCCGCGCGAAAAGCCAGGTGGCCGCCGATGCAAAAGCCCATTGCGCCAATTTGCCCGTTGCACCATGGCTGATTGGCCAGCCATGCGATCACGGCCTGGTTATCGCTGTCATAGCCTTCTGCCGGTTTATTGGCTTTATCGTTATTGCCCTTATCGCTGCCCGCCTGATCGTAAGCCAGCACTGTGCCGATTGGGTTCAGCTCATGGAAAATCTCTGGCACGACAACCGCATAGCCATGCCCGGCCATCAGCCGTGCTGAGCGCTCAATCGGGCCGGTCTGCTGAAAAATTTCTGAATAAAGCAAAATCGTCGGATAGGCTTTATCGCCTTCTGGGCGATGCACGTAAGTACGCATAATGCCGGTTGGCGTAGGCAGATCAACAATATGTTTTTGAATAATCATGGTTTTTCCTATTTGCAGCCTCTACTATTTTCTATGGCTTGGTTTTTATCTTCGGGCTCTGTGTTCTTCCCGTTCTCTGTGTCTATAGACTTGCGTTTTCATAAGTATCACATATTCGGATAATTGGGCCCGCCGCCGCCTTCTGGCGTTGTCCATGTGATATTTTGCGTTGGATCTTTAATATCGCAGGTTTTGCAGTGAATACAGTTTTGCGCGTTGATGTGCGGGCGAGGGCCTGTGTCCGTTTGGATTACTTCATATACACCCGCTGGGCAATAGCGACTTTCAGGTGAATTATATAGAGCAATGTTAACTTTGATTGCAAGCTCAATATCGGCCAGGTGCAAATGACAAGGCTGGTTTTCTTCATGGTTTACATTGGATATATAAACTGACGACAGCTTATCAAAGCTGATCTTGCCATCCGGCTTAGGATAGTTAATCGGTGAGCACTCATTTGCAGGCTTCAGGCAGGCGTGATCCGGTTTTTTATGGCTGAAAGTCCATGGCAGGCGTACACCAAAGCTGGCCAGCCACATCTCGAAACCACCGTACATTGAACCAAAAACATTGCCGAATTTTGACAGTGCCGGTTTGATATTTCTGACCTTGTCTAAATCCTGCCAAACCCAGGAGGCTTTAATTGCTGCCGGATAGGCAACTAACTCATCGCTGCTGCGGCCAGCGGCCAGCGCATTGACCACGGCGTCAGCCGCCAGCATGCCGCTCTTCATGGCATTGTGCGTGCCTTTGATGCGCGGCACATTTAAAAAGCCTGCCGCACAGCCGATCAGCGCACCACCGGGGAATGTCAGCTCAGGAATCGATTGCAAGCCGCCTTCAGAAATCGCCCTTGCGCCGTAGCTTAGGCGTTTGCCGCCTTCAAACAGGCCGCGAATGCTTGGGTGGGTTTTAAAACGCTGGAATTCATCAAAGGGGCTGAGATGCGGGTTGCTGTAGTTCAGATGCACTACAAAGCCAACGGCTACCTGGTTGTCTTCCAGGTGATAAATAAACGAGCCACCACCGGTACTGTTATCCAGCGGCCAGCCCTGCGAATGGCTGACAAGGCCGGGCTGATGCTGGCCGGGTGCAACTTGCCACAGCTCTTTAAAGCCGATGCCGTATTTTTGCGTGTCGGCCTGATCGCGTAAATTAAACTGCGCTTCCAGCATTTTGGTTAGCGAGCCGCGCACACCTTCGCCAATCAGCGTGTATTTAGCGTGCAGCGCCATGCCGGGGGCGAAATCGGCTTTTTGCTTGCCGTTTTTATCCAGGCCCATATCGCCGGTAACCACCCCTTTTACTGCACTATTTTCGTGATAAAGCACATCGGCGGCGGTAAAGCCGGGGTAGATTTCTACCCCAAGACCTTCAGCTTGTTCCGCCAGCCAGCGGCATACATTGCCAAGGCTAACGATATACGCGCCGTGGTTATTCATCAGCGGCGGCAGTAGCGGGTTGGGAATGCGGAAAGCCTGATCTTCATCCAGCAACATAAAGTGATCGGTTGTGACCGGCGTTTTAAGCGGTGCACCCAGTGCTTTCCAATCCGGGATCAGCTCATCCAGTGCAATCGGATCAATCACCGCGCCGCTGAGGATATGCGCGCCAACTTCTGCGCCTTTTTCCAAAATACAGACGCTGATTTCCTGGTTTGCAAGGGCTGCCAATTGCTTAATGCGAATCGCCGCAGATAAGCCCGCGGGACCTGCGCCCACAATCAAAACATCGTATTCCATCACATCGCGGGCGATTGCTTGCATGGGTGTTCCTTGTTGCATTGTATTTAATGTATGGCAGGGTGTTTTCCCTGCAACAGGGCGCGCATTATCGCATAAGGTGAAGCCTTATTGAGTGGCAGCGCTTTGCTTAGTATCAAACTAAGTGGCAAACTCGGGTACTTGGCAAAAATTCCACAGTATTGTTATGCCCCTGGCTGTCTTGCAGATACTTCTAGCATGGCTTGCCGGGGCATTTTTGCTCAATATAACTCTCTCCCATAAAGAAGATTGTATGCTGGAAATCATTCAGGCTGATTTATCCCACCCGCAGCATGCCGAAGCAGTGGTGTACCTATTAAACCAGTACGCGCTGGACCCTATGGGCGGCCATCAGGCTTTATCATCTTTTGCACAGTCCCATTTAATTGCTGAACTAAAAAAACGCAGCACCGTGCATATTGTATTGGCGTTTAGCGACGGTGCACCGGCGGGGCTGGCAATTTGTATGGAAGGCTTTTCAACCTTTGCCTGCATGCCGCTGCTTAATATTCATGATTTTACGGTGCATCCTGATTTTCGCGGGCAGGGGATTTCCAGGCTGATGATGGCCAAGGTGATTGAAATCGCGCGGCATTTAAGCTGTTGCAAAGTCACTTTAGAAGTATTGGAAGGCAATACTCCTGCTTATTCACTTTATAAAGCCGTTGGTTTTACAAACTTTGAGCTGGACCCAAAGCTAGGTCACGCCTTTATGATGCAGCTAAAGTTAGTGTAATCGTTTACGTAACAAACACAGGGCGCGTACCATGTTTGCCCTTAAGCCTTACAGGCAGGATAACAAGATGAATGCTGGATTAACAGACGACGAATTTGAAGCGCTTAAAGAAGTTAGCCGTGGCTTAAAAAGCAAAAGACTGAGCCCGCTGGTATTGAAACACGCCAAGCTGCTTTCAGGCCTTAAATACGTAGATTACGGCCGTAATGGCATTATGAGAATTACCGAAAGAGGCACGCAAACGCTATTTATGAAGCATTGCATTGATGGTTTGCGCAGAGTTGCTAGCGACCCGATTGCGCTGCTGGATGCCAATGTTAAAGAATTTCTGCTCAAAAAATCGCATATCAGCTCGATTGAAGGTGCGGTAGGCTATGAAATGACAGCTAAGGGCGCAGAGTCTTTGGCAGATATCGACGCTCAGCAAAGAAAATAGGTTTTTATTTTGTCTTATAAAAAAGGTGCAAGCATTCGCCCTGCTAAAAATTAACTAAGCAATGTCAGATAGATAAATAGTGCACGACTAAGTCTAAGCATCTTTTTAGGAGCTGGGTTATGCGCTATTTATGGATTTTATTGTTTTGCTCTTACTGCTATGCAGAGCCGGACCTGCCGGAATTTACTCAGCGCAGCCCTGCAGCATGGATTAACAGTCCGCCGCTCAAAGTGGCTGATTTCAAAGGCTCGGTATTGCTGCTGGATGTTTGGACCTTTGAATGTTGGAATTGCTACCGCTCCTTTCCCTGGCTCAATGATTTATCTGCGCGTTTTGCTGGCAAGGGGCTCAAAGTAGTGGGCATTCATTCCCCTGAGTTTGATCGGGAGAGGGCGCCTGCTGCTGTGGCGGCTAAGGCGGCTGAGTTTGGTTTTAAGCATCCTGTCATGATCGACAATGATTTTGCTTACTGGAAAGCCCTGAATAATCAATATTGGCCAAGCTTTTATCTGGTTGATAAACGCGGTGTGATTCGTCGGCGTTTTGTAGGGGAAACGCATCGGGGGGACGCGCAGGCACAAAAAATTGAAGCCGCGCTTAACGCTTTACTACTAGAGCGGCCATGATGGTGGGGCGATTCAGATGATGGGCTGGCGCAGCACAATCTGATCACTGCTTGTTACCCCGGCTGCGACTTCTTTGCAGCGTTCAATAAAGAGCGCCATGCCTGGCGTAAGATATTTTTGTTTATGCCAGATAAAGTGAAATTGTCGTTTAAAATCCAGTCCCGCCACAGGGATTTCGACCAGACTGCCGCGCCGGAAGGCTTCTTTTAACGCTAATCGTGAAATACAGGCGATACCCATGCCCGATTCCACCGCGCGTTTAATGGCTTCGGTATGCTCCAGCGCCAGGCGGATATTAAGCTGAGATAAAACATGGCGCATGCCATGCTCAAAGGTCTGCCTTGTGCCCGAGCCCGTTTCGCGGGCAATCCACGGTGTGGAGACCAGATCATCCAGTGTGACTACCGTTTTATGGCTGAGCGGATGATCTGGTGCGGCAAAAATTACCAGTTCGTCCGCAACCCAGGATTGCGCAATTAAATCAGGGTGCGAGCAGTCCCCTTCGATCAAGCCGAAATCCAGTTCGAATTCTGCGACTTTTTTAACAATATTGGCTGTGTTGTGTACGTCCAGATCGATGTGGCTACCAGAGTGATTTTGCATAAATTCGCCAATAAGCAGGGTGGCGAGGTAATTGCCTATGGTCAGCGTTGCCCCGATGCGCATCGGCCCAAAGCCTGTTTTTCCCTCGAACAGGGCTTCTATTTCATGGGCACGATCGAGCAGCTCGATCGCGCGCGGCAAAATAATATGCCCCAGCTCGTTAAGCTGTAGTTTTTTACCCACCCGATCAAACAGTTTAATTTGAAATTGCCGCTCAAATTCGGTGAGCGAGGTGCTGGTGGCCGATTGGCTCATGCCCAGATGCTCCGCTGCACGAGACACATTCTCTGCACGGGCCACGGCGGTAAATACTTCGAGCTGTCTGAGGGTGTAGTTCATGGGTATCTGAATGTGCGGCGTTAAGTTCTGAAACAGGTCTGTAGACACAGATTGAAAAGCAAATGCTGGGTTTAAAAGCGTTATGTCCCAAGCTTGGCTGCGTTAAAAGTGTTTTTTTGCTTCTTTCCCCGCTGTTCTTTGTGCCCCGATATTTTGTTTATAATACCAGCCTTTGAAGTGCACATATCTGGAAAATGGAATATCTTTATCAAAGATTGGTATTTACCAGATATTCTACCTTGCCCTACAATGTGCGGCAAACAGGAGGGATTTATGAAAGTTCTCGTCGCGGTTAAGCGTGTAGTGGATTACAACATCAGGCCACGGATTAAGGCTGATGGCTCGGATGTGGATATTGCTGGCGTTAAAATGAGCATCAATCCCTTCGACGAAATTGCTATTGAAGAAGCATTGCGCCTGAAAGAGCGCGGTGTGGTTACAGAAATTGTGGCCGTGACCATAGGCACTGCAGCTTGCCAGGATGTATTACGCCATGCTTTGGCGATGGGTGCAGATCGGGTGATTTTGCTTGAGAGCGATCTTGAGCTGCAGCCGCTGGGCGTGGCCAAATTATTAAAAGCAATTGTTGATAAAGAGCAGCCTGGTCTCATTATTTTGGGTAAGCAGGCGATTGATGATGATGCAGGCCAGACAGGTCAGATGCTGGCAGCACTGATGCATGCAGGCCAGGGCGCGTTTGCTTCCAGCATTACCGTAGCCGATGGCGAAGCCGTGGTGGTGCGTGAAGTGGATGGCGGCACAGAAACCGTGGCGCTTAAATTGCCAGCGGTGATTACTGCGGATTTACGCCTGAATGAGCCGCGCTTTGTGAAGCTGCCTAATTTGATGATGGCAAAGAAAAAACCAATTGAAACCATTGCTGCCAGCGATCTGGGCGTTAATGCTGAGCCGCGCTTAAAACTGCTGAAAGCTGCCGAGCCAGCGGAGCGTAAAGCCGGTATTAAAGTTGCAAATGTGGCTGAATTAGTCAGCAAGTTGCGTGAAGCAGGGGCGATCTAAAAATGACAGTATTGATTCTGGCCGAACACGACGGCAAGCAAATTAAAAAAGCCACCCGCCAGGCCGTAACGGCTGCGGCTGCATGGAATGCCCCAATTCATTTGGTGGTGCTGGGCCATGAGCTGCAAGCAGTAACGGCCGAAGCCGCTGCTATTGCGGGTGTCAGCGAAGTGATTTGT comes from Iodobacter ciconiae and encodes:
- a CDS encoding glycosyltransferase family 4 protein; this encodes MRIGIDYRPVTAAPYSGIARQVLALEKALQAAGEVQRFTAAPLEHVHRQIAHCPASASPAHGLHRPRERIKFEFGFLPQAIKASQLDVYIATANTGLPVWKTPPDTRYVLLLHDVFQLTMDNHHGSRLKALVYRQIDRFGIGRSVALADAIWTPSCFTAKEVARLFPAAAAKIAVLPNAVPSVLHAEPLCLPGGIPAQYWLVVGTREPRKNIPRFVAAWQAARQQQSNVPPLVLVGSLSDLPLSQQNLDGLMAVSGISDAQLTALYKYTACLWQPSLAEGFGLPVIEALAQGAPVAVAEGSALNEITPPDSPRFSPHDGQAMQRLMLNLAQSPQGNDHSRQAWAECFAMPAYAERVEHLLAALQGGA
- a CDS encoding O-antigen ligase family protein, with the protein product MGGLLVALLCALVFSALLMASSPGIMLLAIVALVLALNIVRLPFFGLILFGVVATFIPYTTVNMGIRVTVSEALLGLVWVGVFWQMVQGRLVWQFGKTEQRLRYLMLYSALPFLLGQLIMSGAEGNGPVNWIRWLLNLSPLFLFPILVDNGLRRDQLIVSLLLGSLVMLLLSVGMFLKDHDANTFIVILEKLKYAHPEAVKDIFSANFSRMASPWVHPNLTGGVLVLFLPLAFFYALTQQGWRKLLGFSVVLLGAAGLLFSSSRGAIVSLVLVLLWLTSYRVPYAGRVIGVAIVLGVALVLFYPPLQARLSTTFSSSNASTEIRMDEYRRFPDAMARFPLGIGFKVDPPPPKTNLLGISNLWFNFIYKLGIPGMLLFIAVTVAWWRECRPRAKLSEMSPERGIWIGSGAGLLTALLTGLFDHYYSFTMVLIALFWLMMAINLQSARSLRQNQDPLLGDNPYRKTEA
- a CDS encoding acyltransferase; its protein translation is MKHRIYHSTALRSNLEAYAQKLGVSLEVLTESYHWMLANEVAFEEGDEANPRVSICSVNIETRIDPPLARRFYALLRDEIPTTLVPRYGINWPTFKDRWLRAWEQCYNILINKIPSHHLRLAWLRLGGAKIGKGSAVWRTTEILGVENLVIGDDSCIAWHCQIDARAGLIIGDHVAVASHAKIIAGSHDLTAPEFWSVSAPIHIDDYAWIATGALIGHGARIGRGAVVTANTLVSKEIAPYKIVGGSGAKIMGERPHDLTYKVGGKGLFTLFY
- a CDS encoding lipid II flippase MurJ; the encoded protein is MLGHTLLLTLATLAGLVAGFAREWLLVADWGAGARTDAYLVALFLPEALRTMLAGGLLSAATLPLWQAQPAQSQSAWLAGQIRHFLLLGLGLALGIMLLAPYLVKMIGLGLSAADSSQATQALRYLAWVIPGLFLQAMLTIPMQAARRFVLPGLGSLAFNLPPVVYLFLSKKAADPIELAQCFVLGSFLMTLLLLPSVWRMGWRPWLAAQRGENIAVWRQLWPLLSSSAASQGLTLLERLAASLLGEGSITLLNLARKLVNIPLIALMSLNQVLLGKMSGEGANARRQMLDTGLLLCTLLTLPAAVGLIAAAPALVDLLLPGGLVGGPLPALLALFAVSIIFGAWNALLARYYYAAADTRTPLICELSGSAVQAFCLLCLPYFLGIWGIAAAVMGGVLSTGWMLCRRIDQKLLGDLTRWAMGALFLCALAGFIFIWTSHGHIAQLSVAVVIAVLLFIFGAYRLKKKLG
- a CDS encoding substrate-binding periplasmic protein, which gives rise to MKLSILLVLLLSGFVSAAEPLIYGDDSYFPVMYKDKNGQSAGVLYKLLQHHSKLTGSKLALEHTSWRRAYEFALQGHGGVIGLSKTSARLSQFDYSDAIFDDNINIVVKKGKEFPYARIEDLKGKSVGVHLGASYGEVFDKAVAAKLFSIDTSSIPAVRFKKLLYGRVDCVLVGSGKIGFDSIVDADPGLKSNKAQFVILKQPVVRDTMYLGFAKSMSMGKYLQSFNQSIADAKLKKVIPETNN
- a CDS encoding dienelactone hydrolase family protein, which produces MIIQKHIVDLPTPTGIMRTYVHRPEGDKAYPTILLYSEIFQQTGPIERSARLMAGHGYAVVVPEIFHELNPIGTVLAYDQAGSDKGNNDKANKPAEGYDSDNQAVIAWLANQPWCNGQIGAMGFCIGGHLAFRAALQPQVKATACFYATDLHSNAIPNLPGQHSMDRLADISGELMMFWGKQDPHIPASGRTLVYQKMSEAGLNFSWHEVNGQHAFMRDEGLRYDAQLAMRGYQLALDLFGRCL
- a CDS encoding electron transfer flavoprotein-ubiquinone oxidoreductase encodes the protein MQAIARDVMEYDVLIVGAGPAGLSAAIRIKQLAALANQEISVCILEKGAEVGAHILSGAVIDPIALDELIPDWKALGAPLKTPVTTDHFMLLDEDQAFRIPNPLLPPLMNNHGAYIVSLGNVCRWLAEQAEGLGVEIYPGFTAADVLYHENSAVKGVVTGDMGLDKNGKQKADFAPGMALHAKYTLIGEGVRGSLTKMLEAQFNLRDQADTQKYGIGFKELWQVAPGQHQPGLVSHSQGWPLDNSTGGGSFIYHLEDNQVAVGFVVHLNYSNPHLSPFDEFQRFKTHPSIRGLFEGGKRLSYGARAISEGGLQSIPELTFPGGALIGCAAGFLNVPRIKGTHNAMKSGMLAADAVVNALAAGRSSDELVAYPAAIKASWVWQDLDKVRNIKPALSKFGNVFGSMYGGFEMWLASFGVRLPWTFSHKKPDHACLKPANECSPINYPKPDGKISFDKLSSVYISNVNHEENQPCHLHLADIELAIKVNIALYNSPESRYCPAGVYEVIQTDTGPRPHINAQNCIHCKTCDIKDPTQNITWTTPEGGGGPNYPNM
- a CDS encoding GNAT family N-acetyltransferase, yielding MLEIIQADLSHPQHAEAVVYLLNQYALDPMGGHQALSSFAQSHLIAELKKRSTVHIVLAFSDGAPAGLAICMEGFSTFACMPLLNIHDFTVHPDFRGQGISRLMMAKVIEIARHLSCCKVTLEVLEGNTPAYSLYKAVGFTNFELDPKLGHAFMMQLKLV
- a CDS encoding redoxin family protein encodes the protein MRYLWILLFCSYCYAEPDLPEFTQRSPAAWINSPPLKVADFKGSVLLLDVWTFECWNCYRSFPWLNDLSARFAGKGLKVVGIHSPEFDRERAPAAVAAKAAEFGFKHPVMIDNDFAYWKALNNQYWPSFYLVDKRGVIRRRFVGETHRGDAQAQKIEAALNALLLERP